The following is a genomic window from Methanoplanus sp. FWC-SCC4.
TTTGCACTGATCTGGTTTGGTTCATCAAACACAGTATAGATTGTGAACTGTTCCTGGTTTTCAAGAAGTGCTCCTTTGTCATTGTTTTCATAGTTTGCAATATCAATTATCCCCCATTGCCCGGGATTAATTGCAGTTTTGTCACTTATGACATCTGTTGAAGAACTGCTGATTTTGGTAACATTGTTAATCTTTGTTACATTGTCTTTGGTCTGGAATGTTAGAGTTGTTGATGCAAAATCAACAGGTGATCCACCAGCTGTGAGTCCCACTACAAACCTTATTCCATCCATTTTGGCGTTTATTCCGCCTACCATCGTACTGTTGCCATATACATCACCGAGTATTTCAATACCTGAAGATGACTGGCCTACACTTGTATACACAACATCCTGAGCTTTTTGTGTTGCAAAAAAACCGGCTCCGAGTATCACATAAGAGAAAACTGAAGCGGTTACTACAAATGCAATTAAGACAATTGCAGCTTCAAGACCTGTGAAACCCTCGCTATTTAAAATCATGGCTGTCACGTCATGCTAGTTTTCTGGTTTCTTCAAAAAAAAGATTAGTTGAGCAGGTTTACCTTCTCAATCTTTGGTGGTGCCGTACGCTTAATTGCATATGATGCACCCTTTGGTGGCTTAATTTCAAGACTGAAGCGCTCATTTGCTGCAATTCCTGTTGCACCAACATTTGCATATATTGTGAACTGCTCCTGGTTTTCAAGGAGTGCTCCCTTGTCGCTGTTGTCATTGGCAATGTCGATGATACCCCATTCGTATGTAGTGATGTCTGTCTGGGCAGAAACTACATCTGAAGCTGAGCTTGAGATTTTTGAATCATTTGTCAGATCCTTTATTGAAGTTGTATTTGTGAATACAAGTGTTGTTGAAGCAAAATCAACAGGTGCTCCACCTGCTGTAAGACCTACTACAAATCTGATTCCATCAATTTTTGCATTGTCTCCGCCTGTACTGTTTCCGTACACATCGCCTAATACTTCAAGACTTGATGATGCCATGTCAACACTGGAATAGACTACTTCCTGTGATTTCTGTGTTGTGAAGAAACCCGCTCCCAATACTACGTATGAGAAAACCGCTGCTACTACAACAAATGCAATCAATACGATAGCAGCTTCAAGACCGGTAAATCCTTCGTCTGATTTAAATAATTTCATCATTTTAATCATCCTCCTTAGTAAAGGGTGTTAACTCCCGTAATTCTTGCAGGTGCTTTTCTGCTGATGGTGTATGATGTACCTACTGAAGGGCGCAGATCAAGGTTGAATCTCTGGTTTGCCACAATGTTGTCGATTGGATTCGCCACAATTGTAAACTGCTCCTCGTTTTCAAGGAGAAGATCTGCACTTGCATTGTTCTTTGCAAGAACAACTGACCATGTGCCTGAGGTGATTGTTGCATCGGCATTTCCGATAACTGCATCTCCTGCTCTTTCCATCTTTGAAACATTTGTTGCATCTGCATATGTTATTGTCGTCTGTGAGAAATCAACAGGTGATCCACCTGCTGTAAGTCCTACAGTGAAACGAACTGTGTCAATGTTTGTGTCATCTGAGCTTGTACCATAAACATCACCTAAGATCTCGACACTTGAACTTGCCTGATCTACACTTGTATAGATAACTTCCTGAGATTTCTGTGTTGTGAAGAAACCTGCTCCCAATACTACGTATGAGAAGACAGCGGCTACAACGACGAATGCAATCAAAACGATAGCAGCCTCAAGACCTGTAAATCCTTCTTCTTTATTTATTTTCAGCATTGCTTTTCCTCCAATTATTTTGATTTCATATATTCCTTATGAAAGATTCCTGGATCCCTCCAAAATCTATCAGTAATACTTAACATAGGCATTATTTAAAAATTTTTTTCATTTGTCATATTCAGAGCAGAAGATCTGATCCAATCTTTACAGGTGTGTGGAATTAATATTTCCTGTTCCGTCCATGTTGGGCATAATATTTCATAAATATTTAGAATAGTATTATTGATCGCACTATTATTTTTAAAAATTATTGGTGTTGGTTTTTGTATCCTGTGGATAATTTGATGATTAAAAAGTCTGATCTGTGTTTATTTTTGTTATTTCAAGTTTGAAATTTTACCTAAATACATAAATGAGAATTCTTCACCTGCGGCATTATTGTATGAAAAACCTGAGGGCTCTGAAAAATTTTTGTCCGAGATTTTTTTTAATTTTAATGAATTTATGTAAAGAACAGATGCGAGAGGTGAGATTCGAACTCACGGACTCCTACGAGATTGGATCTTAAGTCCAACGCCTTTGGCCAGGCTCGGCAACTCTCGCAATTTAATTGTCTGTAAAAGTTTGGGATATTAGTATTGTTACTGTTAGGAAAAAAACCTAACTGATTGTGTCCGGCTTTTTTCCGTGTGTTTCTGTCTTGAACTATACAAGTATGAAGTACGCAATTATCGAGAATACAAATGCAAGCAGCAGAATTGCAAGCCCCAAAGGAGCAATAAAGGTCAGCATAGCGTTTACTGAACTTGCAAGCTGTGATATTCTGTGTGATCCAAAGACAACAACGCCTTCACACCATGCTGTCGAAGCGCCGGCTTTGGCATCTGAGAGATCTTTGATTGCATCACTGACCGCCTTCACCACATATTCCATAATAATATCTGCGCTGACATGATACCCGACCGGGTTTTTGCCACTCATTGTGTTGACAACGTGGGAATCGGTTGTCATCAGTTCACATTCATCAACAATCTTTAGAAGTTCATTCCTCAATATTTCGCGAACACCGTTTTGCATATTGTTTCCGTCAAAGAGGATATATGCTGTTTTCTGTCCGGATACTTCTGTGACAAGCGCCTGAATACCGATATCACCGAATCCCTGCTCTCTTGTGAACGGGACATTTATGTGTGAAATGCCTACTTTGAATGGAAACTGTTCATTAATCCGGGCTTTTTCACATGCGTTATCACATGTTTTCATATATTCATAAGCTGTCAGTGAAGCGGGCATTACCGGATTTACCACATCCACCATGCAGTTATGTGCATCTACAAAACCAACATGGCTAAATTTTTTATGGCCCTCGTTCATTATTGAAAGACCAATAGGGTATTCAAGATCCTCGGTCATCTCCGGTGAGCGCGTACTTACCATCAGAATCGAATCCCCAAAAGACTGGGCAAGAACCTGCACAGATCCGTAACTATGCCTCTCTGACATCCCTGCTTTATTGTGGTACTCAAGTCCGGCTCTGGTTTTGTTTATTGCGGAGATGATTTTTGGAATTTCCTTTTCAGATACAAGATTGAAGTCATGTGTTGCGCAACCGTGTGCAACAAAGGTTTCACCGCCAAGTGATTCATAAAGAACTTTTGGAAGGTTCCCCCCGCCTATTTCACCCATGGGACCCGGGTGCAGATTGGGTATTGTAAACAAAACATCTTTTCTTCCCTCACGTGAGAAGAAAAGTGTAAACTGAGGGACGTATACTTCCTCACCGATTTCATGGAAAAAATCCTCAAGGGATTTTGAACCGTCAGTGTTGTGTGCGATGAAAGCATTAATGAAATTCAGTGCACTGATGTGGAAATTCTTTTTAAGGGGCCTTTCTATTAGCCATAAAAATAATATGACGCCCATTCCAAAGAGCAGGTGTATAAGTACTGCAAAGATTGTAAAGACTGTGCTGAAGTAATAAGTTCCGATTAGTATTCCGACGACACTCTGCGTAAGTGCCGGAAGAATCATGTGTGACATTTTATAGTCAGCTATTGCCACAAGCACAATCAGCCTTATTGCGAAGATGAATCCAAGTGATACGGAGAACAAAAGGGGGAAAATTCCCTGAAATACCAGTAGCACCGGAAAGAGACTAATAAGTATTGAAAATACCGTACAGGCAAGAGCTAAAAGTGCAGACCTGTTCCATGTAATTTTTTTACCGAAAATTTCAACAAGGGGCTTTGTCAGTATAAAAGCAATAATTGCCGGAAGAAAAAACCCTGTAAACCCGAAAAACTGAATTTCGTGATTTCTTATTACACTTGCAAGATCAAGAACCAGTCCGAGTACAAAAATTATTGCGAGTGAACGTGGCCATGATGGTGCTATAAATAAAAATCTGCTTAAACCTTCTATTTTGGTGTCGCCTGAAGGGGCCATTTGCTGTTTCAAGCCTCCTTTAATTATATGGAATTTGGGACAATTCTTATTGGTTAAATTAGATAATATTTGAAATATGTCCCAAATTTTTTAATTAACTTTGTTTATTGATATAAGTCGCCAAAGTACTTATTGTATCTTTCCTTCATTCTGTCCCAGTCCGGAAGATTTGTCTGGCACCCTGTCATCTCTACAATAAAAGAAGCGGTGGTAGTACCTATTTTACAGCATTTTTCAACAGAGTATCCTTTTTGATATGCCGTCAGGAATCCTGCCCTGTAGGAATCACCTGCACCTGTCGGATCTGCAAGTTTTACTGAAATTGCAGGTATTTTTGTGATATTGCCATTATGGTGAATTTCACTTCCGTCTCCTGACATGGTAACAATCGAGAGCGGGATCTGTTTTATCAGTTCTTCTCTTCCGATACCTGTTTTATCACATATGCCTTTTAGCTCGTGAATATTTGTGAACAGGATGTCGATGTGGTCAAGAATTGATATGAGCTGCTCTTTTGTATATTTTATCAGATCCTGCCCGGGATCAAATGATGAAAAAACGGCTTTTTCTGCAATTTTTACATTAAATTCCGGTTCAGCGGTTGCCATATGCACGAAATCGAGTGAAGGTGCTTTTGCGGTTTTGAAAATCTCTGATGCGCCCCATTCAAAAACTGTCGTCTGATCACCTTCTGTATCATTAAACAGGTAACAGGTGGGCGTGTTTTTGTCTTCAACTACAAAGAAGTCTTTTTTGATTCCGAGTTTATTCATCCACTTTTCATATTCACTTCCAAAGAAATCATTTCCAACTGCGCTGATTAATTCGGCTTCTCCGCCAAGCACAGCGATTCCTGCTGCAATGTTGGCGGCGCCTCCTCCAAAATAGACCTTATGATCAAGAACAGGGGAGGACGAATGTCTTTTTGGAAGAACAGGGAGAGTAAAAATATGATCAATTGCAGTATGTCCTACAACTGAGATCATTTTTATAACTCCTTGATATCAATGACTTTGAGAGGCGTGTCTCTAAGTGCCCGTCCCACTACGGATTTTGCAATTCTGGATGCATGCTCTTCAGATTCAGCTTTGAATACTTTCATCTCAAGAATCAGGCCGACAAGGGCCATATTTGCAACCACTAATGCATTATTCAGCTCCTGTTCACAGAACGGGCATGCGAGCTGACCAATTTCAATATCAACAAACTTAGCGGAGGGATTTAAACGTTTACCTGCTTCGCTTATAGCAATGCCTATTGCATCATCGAGGGTTTCAATATCCTTTATGATCCAGGCAGATTCCATTGTAACAAGATAGTCTGACATAATATTTTCCGATAATTACTGAAATTTTATTAAATTACCATGTCTCTTCATGGACATGTTCTTCAAGAGGCATTCTTTCGCTGCGATATTCGGGCAGGTTTCCGTGACCTACTGCAAGAAGGGCAACCGGTCTTGCGTGCTGTGGCAGGTCAAGTATTTCACATACCGTTTCATCGTCAAAAGCGCCTGTCCAACAGGTCTGAAGTCTGAGTGAATGAGCTGCAAGCATCATGTAGGTTGATGCTATTGTGGCATCTTCCATTGCATAGAGAATTCCTCTTTCACCATACTGTGACATTGATCGGACGTAATTTGTACAAACAACAAGTATGACAGGTGCTTTTTTTATGTGCTCCTGACCAAATGCTGCATCGGCCAAATCCTCTCTGATGCCTTCATCAGTTACAATTACGACATCCCAGGATTCCCTGTTTCCCGCACTCGGAGCTGTACGTGCACATTTCAAGATGTACTGAATCTCTTCATCTTCGATTTCCAGCTCTGTGAAATCTCTCACGGATGAACGTGTGAAGAGAAAATCAAAAAATTCAGACGAGTTCATTTTCAGATAACTTCTGCCAGGCTTCCTGTGCAGGAGTTGTGACTTTTGTAATTGCTATTCCTATCTGATTGGATGCGTCTGAAAAGTCCTCGTTTTCGATCATCTTTTTGACTTCGTCAATGATTGATACGGCTTCGCTGAACTCTTTTGAACCTGTGGTTTTAAATCCAAGTTCCAGGTCTGACTGAAAGATATTAAGTAAAATATCAATCATTTTTTTTGCACCTGTTTTTTCAGCTCCTTTAAAGTCACTTAATACTGCTGTCATCTGTGATGCAGCGATCATATTAACCTTGGCGCGTTCTGCAAAAATGTAATTTTGAACTGCTTTTTTTGAATCCATCTCAATAACCCAACCTTACTCTCTCTAATAAAAGATAGAGGCTTTAATAATATTATTATAGCCTTTTTAAAACTTATTTATTTTGAACCCTTTGAACCCTTAATGGATGAAGGTGAGCGTTTGATGCGTCTTCTAAATCTCGGGTCTACCTGTGGAGTACGTGAGCGGCTTGCTCTCTTTCCTCTTCCTCCTCTTCCGGCATCCTGTGATTTCTGCACTGCTCTTTTGAGTTTGGCACCTGATTTAAAGCGCTGGTTTGGACCTGGCTTTTTATAGCTGCCTTCTTTCTGAGGAACAAGTCTGATCTGACCTGATACACTTTTAATTTGAGTCCATGAACATGAACCGGTTTTTCCCATTTTTCACACTCCTCTTTTAATTAATTGTTCTCTGTCTTAAGGCATTAATGTGCTATTGCAGATTTTGCCTCAATTCCTTTTGATTTAATTACTTCGACGCGGCGTGTCGGGTGAATCTTCTTGACGTTCTTAAATACGTCGCGTGAGATTTCTCCCATAACCATGTCTTTTACAAACTGATCGTATGTCTGCTCTTTTGCCTTTGCAAGGATGTAATCAGTAATTTCTTTTCTGATTGTGTGCTGCTGGCTTGCGTCTGCACGGTTGATTGTAAAGCAGGTTGTTGTGACACGGATTTTACGTCCGTCCTTTGTTGCTGCGAGAACAATGCTGTCAATTCTTGAAGTGCGGCGTTTTACCATTGCACGGAGGTAGTCTTTTGTGACTTCGTGTCCGACAAAGTCTGTGTATGCTGAGTCGCCTGCAACTTCGTTGACCTTGAATCTCATCTTGATGTTCTGTTTGGAATAGTCCTGTGTCATTTCGCCAAGTGTGGTCTGCATGACACGGCCGTATACCTTCTCAGGTTCATCTGAAATTGTTTCGCCAAGGTAAGCCTTGTCGAATACTTCGGGAGCAAAGACTTTGAACCAGCTCTTTGCTTTCCATCCTTCTACTCTTCTTCCTAATTGTTTCCTTTTTGCCATATTTTCACCTCAATTTTTTATACGTCCTTTTTTGAAAGCACCTGCATGTGCGTTTTTTAAATCCTTTTCCGGAGATATTTCCCTATTTTTCTGAAATGTAACTGCAGACATCTTCAGATATCGAAAGGTTCATCAGATAATCATCGACTGATGCAATGATTGATCTTAGTTTATTGCCTTTGATTTCGGTTATTACTGTATTTCCTTTTGAATTTGTCTGCATTGACTTCAGGTTGTCTGAAGCAATTGCTTTTGCAACACATTCCGCATTTCTGTGGTATGTTGTTATTTTACCTGATATCAGGGACATTTTAGGTCAATGCCTCCTTCACTTCATTTTTGAAGATTGAAAGTCCGTCTTCTCCAAATATTCCGCCTGCCCGTGAGAAGTGACCTCCTCCGCTACCGCCTGTTTTCTCTGCAAGATTTTTCATAAATTCCGATAAGTCAAATTCTACTCCCGGAGGACATCTGGCTGATACCGAATAATTATCATCATTTCTTGCAATTGTGAAAACCGGTGTATTGTACAGACCGTTGTTTGAGATAGTGTCTGCAACGCAGCTTGAAACCGACGGCTTGGATATTTCAAAGACAGGAAGCTCTTCTTCTATTGTTTTTGCAGAATTAATTTCAGATATTACATTTAAGCGGTGTTTTATTGCAATCTCCCATGCTTCTTTTACATTTTCAGTATTTCTAAGGCATAGTGTTACTCCAAGGCCGCCCCTGTTTGATAATCCGCATGATTCAACTACAGCCGCCAGACTGTGTGCATCATGTATTACTCCTCTTTCGAGTTCGTATGTGTTGCCCCATAAAGACTGCATTGCAGTTTCGTTGGTTTTTTCGGCAATTTTGAGGATAATCATTGAGTTTAAATCTTCATATCTGTAATCGTCATCATCAGAGTATTTAAGGAGAATTTCATCAACAGAATCTAAATTCCCGCTTATGCCGGGCAGGTAGGGGTCTGTTGCCGTATAGAGTTTCTCTCTTGTATCTCTTCCTGCAAGGGTAAGTCCCCTTTTAGGTACGATGATTTGATTTCCAATTCCTTCTGTTACAATTTCCTGGTTTTTGCCTGATATAGTCTGTTTGTCCCCGATCATTCCGAGGATTGCCAGACCACACAAATCTCTGTTGTCTCCCATATGGTTTGCAACGAGATAGGCAAGACCTGATGAGGAAAGCTCTTTTTCTCCGTCAATGTTGTGAAGGCGTGGATTTATGTGATATTCACCATTGAAATAAGGGACATGATGGTCTATCACCACTGTGTCATCCGGAAGTTCTTCTAAGGATGCACCAAGGTCACACAGGAGAGTGGGTTCATCATTTTTGATGTCATCAGATGAGATACGATTTTTGATCGTCAGGTGAAATTTCTTCCCCAGCCTGTGAAGTGCATGACACATTATCGTGGCTGAAGCTATTCCATCTGCATCGTGATGCCCGTATACTCTCACAAACTCAGTTTCTGAGAGTTTTTCTGCGATATGACCTGCAGCGGCTTCAATGGACATATTATAAAATTACTTTGATAACAGGAACTCCGCTGTGTCTGGCTTGTATGTCCAGCCAGCCGGCATTTTGCCTGCCTTCACGTAATATTTACCGAGTCTGCGCACCTTTGCTTCTGTGAGATGAAGCTGGCGCTTGTTGTGAACATCTTTTTTGTTTTCGGCAATGTGCTTTCTCATTCCCAGAGCCTTAACAATGAGGTTTCTAAGATCTTCAGGAATGTCTGATGCAAGACCATTTTCTTCGAGAAGCTGATCTACACGCTTTCCTGTTGCAAGCTTTACGCTTGGTACGCCATACTTGTCACGGAGGATTAATCCGATCTCTGCACTGGATTTACCCTCTTTTCTGAGAGCAATGATTATTTTCTGGATCTCTGCTGTGTCCTTGTTGGACCATTCAGGTGCCTCTGTGCGAAGCGGACATACAGACTTTGATGTTCCGCGTCGGCGGGCATGCATTCGTGCCATATTTCACCACCAATATTTTTAAGATACTTATATATTCCCTGATTTCAGGGGTTGTTATTTCCAAACGAATTAACCTGATTTAGATTATTTCAATTTGAAACAAACGTGTAAGTCCACAAAAAGAGTCATAACTGACTATTTTGTAATCCCAGAGCCCGATTATTCCGGGCAGTGCCTTTCATTGTATCAGGACACGTCGGACTTACTTTTTTTTTAGTCAGCACATTATTTCAGTGCTATATGTAATGGGATATATTATGAGATAAAAGGATCGTCTTATCCGAAGGTTGTCCCTGATGGATTTAATGTTTTTCTTCTTTTTAATCTCCCTGATATTGTTTTGTTTTACATTAAAAAATAAGTTTTATCATCAGAGAACTCCAAATTAAAGATTGTATATCTGCGATAATGGTCTAGCGGCATGACAGTGGCTTCCCAAGCCTCTAACCCGGGTTCGATCCCCGGTTATCGCATACAAACCATAACTGATTCTGATGATTAATTTCATTTTTCTGTGCTTTTTTCCCTGTAATTTTCGATTGCCTTGTGAAGAGCATCAGCCGCAAGGTTTGAGCAGTGCATTTTTCTTGGTGGCAGACCTTCAAGTTCATCGGCAACATCCTGTCTGGTGATTTTTAAGGCCTCCTCAATATTTTTTCCTTTGGCAAGTTCTGTAACCATGCTTGCGGTTGCAATTGCAGAACCGCATCCGAATGTTTTGAATTTTATATCGGTGATGGTTTCATTTTCTACTTTTATGGAAACTTCCATGAGATCCCCGCATACGGGATTTCCTACGCGTCCTACTCCGTCAGGATTTTCTATGCTTCCCACATTTTTTGGATCCATAAAGTGTTCCATTACTTTTTTTGAGTAACCAATCTGAGGTACATCTTCCATTTTATCTCTCCTACATTGCAGTAATTTTACGCAGACGCTCCACAGTACCTTTGACTGCATCGGCTACGTATGGGACCTCTTCCATTGTATTCAGACGTCCAAGAGTTATTATCATTGATCCGTGTGCTTCTTCGTGTTTTAGCCCAATTCCGATGAGGACGTGGGATGGTTCAAGGGTTCGTGATGAACATGCCGAGCCGGTTGTAACCTGAATGCCATATCCTGCATCAAGGTTTAACAAAATACTCTCGCCTTCCACACGCCAGAACCGAAAACTCAGATGACCCGGAAGGCGATATGTAGGATGGCCTGTCAGATAAGAATCCTCTATTTTGAGGATCACGGATTTATATGCATCTCCAATTTTTTGAAGTCTTTTTGCTTCAGATGTCATCTCTTTTGAAGCGATATGTGCAGCTTCTCCCATCCCGGCTATTGCAAAAATGTTCTCTGTTCCTGATCTAAGTCCTCTTTCCTGCCCTCCCCCTGGCAAAATAGTTTGAATCCTGATACCTTTTTTTACGTAAAGAGCTGCTGCACCTCTTGGACCATACATGTCATTTGAAGAGATTGTCATGAGGTCAATATCCTCTTTTTGTACATCAACAGGAATATTTCCTGCAGCAGCGGTGGCATTTACATGCAGAAACTGTCCGTTTTCATGGACTATTTTGCTGATCTCTTTAATCGGCTCTATCGTTCCTATTTCGTCACTGGCATAGTTGACAGATGTAATTATCGTGTCTTTTGTGACCGTTTCAGAAAGTTTTTCAAGGTCTATTGTTCCGTATTCATCCACAGGGACTGTTTCATAAGTATAACCTGATTTTTGGAGTTCTTTCATTGGATTTAAAACAGAAATGTGTTCAATAGTGCTTGATACAACTTTTTGACCGGTTTTTTTGTTCCTGAGAGCAGTGCCCCTTATTGCCATATTGTTTGATTCGGTAGAACTGCCTGTGAAAATTATTGTAGAGGGGCTTTCTGCATTGATTAACGAAGATACTTTGCTCCTTGCTTCTTCCAGGGCATGCTTTGCCTCCAGACCTTTCGAATGAAGTGAAGACGGATTGCCGTAACTCTCTGTCAGATATTTTTTTGCGAATTCAAACACTCTTTGTTCAACAGGCCTTGCAGACGTCAGGTCAAGGTAGATCTTTCTCATTTTCCCTCTTTAGAATGTAATCACGGAATCAGCCTCAATTGCAAGATCATTTAATGTTGCAGCTCCTGCAATCTTTATTCCCTCAATGAAATCCCCTCTTTCAAGCCCAAGCAACTGTGTACTTTGTTCACATACATAGAATGTAATGCCGGCATCTTTCGCCTGGTCTATTACATCTTTTAAGGATGGAAATGATCCTATTTTGATCTGCTCTGCCTCGCCTTTTTTCATGACCGTGATCCCTTTGATCATGAAATATATGTCAGCCTCAATATCCATTGCAACCGCTGTTGTGGCAAGGATAAAAGGAGCATAGAGTCTTTCAGGTGTGTCTGTTCCACTTGTCTGAACATATAGAATTTTTGGCATTATTTATTCCTCCTGATAAAAAAAGTCAATATTCCGTCATTATTTTCAAACTTTAGAATCTCATGCCCTGACCTTTTTGCCCATCTCAGGATATCCTCTTCTGCCGCCGGGTCATCGGCTTCAACTTTAAGTACCTGGCCCGGTTTGATTTTTTCAATCTCTTCTTTTGTCATTGAAATGGGCATGGGGCAGTAAAGACCGATGCAGTCAAGTTCAGCATCGGCACTGATTTCTGAATCCATGGATTTTGTATAACCCCCCTGTATTTCACCGGCATTAATCTAATATCCGGAAGATGAGTCCCCATATAAATTTATGAGCATAAAAATCTTGTTGAGAATCAGTTTTTATAAAGACTGTTATGATGAATTAAAAAACATGCATCATAATAATCTGTAATGCTCTTTTGGTACCAGTATCTCAAATCTGGCACCAGAGTTATAAACTCCGGTTTCTGATATTAAAATGCCTGTTATGGACAGTATTTCCCTTGATAAAAATAGGCCGAATCCGGTATTTTTGTAATACTGTCTTCTGAATATCTTCTCCTTTACATCAGAAGGGATACCTGTCCCGTCATCTTCATAGATTATTAAAATGTCCTTTTTGTCAGGAGATATTTCATAAGAGAATTTGATTTTGGTAATAGTTTCTCCGTGTCTTAATGCATTATCAAAAAGATTGTAGATTACTTTTTCAAATAAAGGATCGGCATATATCAAAATATGATTAAGTTTATTTTCGACATTAAATCCTGAAAAAGAAGGATCAGCAGAGTATGTGTCAATAATCTCTCCGACATTGTACCAGTCAGGGGAATACACTCCTAAATCCTGATAGTCCTTTGTGAAAAGTATCTGCGTTCTTATAGCTTCAACAGACTCAGAAACTTTATTTATCTGATATTTTATTTCAGAATCATGTTTTAATTCTTCATTTTCATTAATTAGTTCAATATAACCGACTGCGATGGTAAGCTTGTTAAGAATATCATGTCTTGTTATGTTGTTTAAAAGATTGAGTTTTTTGTTTACAGTTTCAAGTGCTTTTCGTGATCTGTTTCTCTCTGTTACATCACGTAATATCCCGTAACCTGTCCCTTTTATTGGATCAATTATCTGTGAACTAATTTCCACTTCGATGATTACCCCGTCTGATCTTCTCATCCGGATTTCAAAAAAAGCATTTTTGTTAGTTTTGGCTTCTTTGAACCGTTCATCATAAGATTTTTTTGTCTCTTCCGGTTTGCCTGATGTAAAATGCCCAAGGGTCTTGCCTTTCATCTGTTCTACAGTATATTTGAGCATTTCACAGACGGCATAATTTGCATCAAGAATTATTCCGTCATTTGTCAGAATAAAAATACCGTCTTTTGAGTTCTCAAAAAGATTTCTGTATTTCTCTTCACTGATTTTTTGGGATTCTTCGAGTTTTTTTCTATCAGTGATGTCTACAAGAGATGCAACTGTTTTTTTGGTGCCGGGGATTATTCCGACTGTGAGCATTATATCTTTGATATTCTGGTCTTTGTCGAGAAACCTGAATTCATAATTTCCAGGAGCAATTAATTTATCATCTCTTCTTTTATTGTGGAAATCCCTCATTTCTCTAAGATCTTCAGGAACGACAAATTCAGTCCATGATTTTTTTCCTTCAATTTCATATTTATTATAGCCTGAAAGACTTTCATATTTTGAATTGACAAGAGAAAGTGTTGTATCCTCTTCAATTATCACAGTTGCAGACCCTGTGTTTTCAAAAATTGTTCTGTAGAATATTTCGGATTTTCTAAGAGACTGCTGAATATTTTTTAGTTCGGTTATATCAATACCAAGAGCGATACTTCCGGCAGTTTCTCCGTTTTCATCTGTAAGCCTGTTTGAATTCCATGAA
Proteins encoded in this region:
- a CDS encoding PAS domain S-box protein — encoded protein: MKEVNESETSSDKSNNQIVISDIINQFSQTIIDNIPNPIFIKNRNGIYIGGNTAFFNYLGKKPENIIGKSVFEIAPEKIAEVYYKKDNELFNNPGIQKYEGKVIWPDSSVHDVIFNKATFEDKDGNIRGIIGVIVDITDLKNIQNELKKKKEKLSLLLRFKDHMLDTAAIWINILDNEGNVKLWNRAAEQISGYDRSEVLGKKIIWEWLYPDEKYRSEIVIVSENILKTGINVEKYETDIRCKNGEYKTISWNSNRLTDENGETAGSIALGIDITELKNIQQSLRKSEIFYRTIFENTGSATVIIEEDTTLSLVNSKYESLSGYNKYEIEGKKSWTEFVVPEDLREMRDFHNKRRDDKLIAPGNYEFRFLDKDQNIKDIMLTVGIIPGTKKTVASLVDITDRKKLEESQKISEEKYRNLFENSKDGIFILTNDGIILDANYAVCEMLKYTVEQMKGKTLGHFTSGKPEETKKSYDERFKEAKTNKNAFFEIRMRRSDGVIIEVEISSQIIDPIKGTGYGILRDVTERNRSRKALETVNKKLNLLNNITRHDILNKLTIAVGYIELINENEELKHDSEIKYQINKVSESVEAIRTQILFTKDYQDLGVYSPDWYNVGEIIDTYSADPSFSGFNVENKLNHILIYADPLFEKVIYNLFDNALRHGETITKIKFSYEISPDKKDILIIYEDDGTGIPSDVKEKIFRRQYYKNTGFGLFLSREILSITGILISETGVYNSGARFEILVPKEHYRLL